The nucleotide window GGAATGCATCAAGGTGCTGGATCTTGAGGTAAAACGCATTGTCGACGCGCTGAAAAAAAACGGTGTGTTGGATAACACGCTGGTCATCTTCACGGCCGACAATGGCGGCCTGACCTGGAATGTGCCGGGCACGATGGAGTCCGGACACAGGCCGAGCGGGCTATACCGCGGCGCCAAGAGCGCCCCGCACGAAGGCGGGCACCGTGTGCCGTTCATTGCCCACTGGCCGAAAAAGGTGAAGGCCGGAGCCATGACCGACGAGCTGGTGATCACCCACGACCTGATGGCGACGGTCGCCAAAATCGCCGGCACGAAAATGAAGGACGAGGAGACGCTCGACTCCACGAACATTCTCCCGGTGCTGCTCGGGGAAGGAAAATTCAACCCGCGCGATAAGCTGATCTGGCAGGCGGGCGCAAGCTTCGAGGTCATGTACCGCGAAGGCGGCTGGAAGCTGATCATCCAGAGCAGCCATCAGCTGGATAAATGGGAGCCGATCGCTCTGTTCAATTTGGAGTCCAACCAGGCGGAGAATGAAGAACGGAACCTGATCACACATCCTGAATACAAAGCCCGTGCAGAAAAAATGTTTAATGAATATATGCGCATCCGCGAGAGTGGTGTGCGAACGGCTCCGATGAACCCCTAATGGACCAATGGTTTGAAAAAGCAGATAATTCTCGCAATGATTATGGTGGTTGCCGTTCTTTCGGGAACGGCCGAGACACGCAAACCCAATGTGGTGATCATTTATACGGACGATCAGCCGATGGATTCGTTTGGGTTCATCCGGGGCAAGGCGCATACGCCGAACATTGACCGGCTGGCCAAGGAGGGCGCGTATTTTTCGAAGGCGTATGCAACGAGCAGCGTCTGTTCCCCGAGCCGCTATTCCGCCCTGACCGGGCAGTATGCGAGCCGCTGCCAGTCTCCCGAGTTCCGCCGGGAAATCAGCGAGGAAGGGGTAACCAAGGTGCTGTGGAACATGGGCATGTCGGAAGACCAATGGAATTTCCCGCGCGTGATGCAGGCGAATGGATACAAGACCGGCATGATCGGAAAGTGGCATGTGGGATCGAGCGGGAAACATGGCCATCGGAAAACCGTTCCGAATAACGATCCGAAAAACCCCGAGGTGAAAAAAGTCCTTCAATACAACCAGGAATATTACTGCAAGGACATCGCCGAGTTCGGCTTTGACTACGTGGGCGCGGCTTTTCATGGAAACCCGAACGACGATCCCAACCTGGTTAAAACCGGATGCAACGTGCACCTGCCGGAGTGGCAGACCAAGCATGCGCTGGAGTTCATCGAAACGTACAAGGATGAGCCGTTTGTGCTCTACTATGCGAGTACGTTGCTGCATGTGCCGGACTGCACGGCCGATCTGAAGAAAGACCCGCGCCTGACCCCGCTGGGCTGGATGGACGAACCGATCGCCCCGGGGGTTCTGCCGCCGCGCGAGGATGTGCTGCGCCGGGCCCGCGAAGCGGGCGTTCCGGACAGCCAGAATGGAAAGCTGATTGCGGCGACGTGGCTGGACGATGTGGTCGGCGCCGTGCAGGACAAGCTGATGGCGCTGGGTCTGGACGACAATACGCTGATCCTTTATTTCAACGACAACAGCACGGATGACCAAGGCAAAGGGTCGTGCTACCAAGGCGGCGCGCACGTGCCGATGATGGCCTATCTGCCGGGGGTGGTGGAGCCCGGCGAGCGCAAGGAGCTGGTGGCCAATATTGACATTGCGCCGACCATCTTCGACTACTGCGGGGTAACGCCGCCCGAAGAGATGCAACTGGACGGCGCCAGCCTGATGCCGTTGTGCCGCAATGAAACGGTGGAGTGGCGCGATTCCATGTTCCTCGAAATCGGCATCACCCGCGCGGTGGTCAGCGACGACGGCTTCAAGTATCTGGCGTTCCGTGTTCCGGAGAGCTACACCAACCGTCCGAAGGAGGAGATCCAACAGGAGCACCGCGAAGCATTGGCGAACATCCACAAGACGTTTCCATGGACGCAGGACCTGTGGCACGAGGAGGAACATCCCCGATACATGCACATGGGCATGGCGCCCGGCGGGCATCATATGGAGCGCTTCCAGCTCTACCTGAACCATCCGCCGTTCGAAAAAAACTATTTTGATCCGGACCAACTCTACGACCTGAATCGCGATCCGCGCGAAACCACCAACCTCGCCAGCAATCCCGAATACCAGGCCAAGTTGGAACGGATGCAGAAAAAACTCAAAAAGCTGCTGGCCGATGTGCCGGGCACGTTTGCCGATTTGAAGCCAACTGAATAGCTGGGCGCCGGGGCGGAGCTCGCATATCTGATGCGAGTTTCCGCCGAGTGGGAAACGCGGATCGGATATCCGCGCTACGTCGGCCAACATGCCCACATGGAAGTAGGAAATGATAATGTTTAAGAGGCCAGTATTATTGTTGTCAGCGGCAATCGTTTTCGGTGCGTCCGTTGAAGCGGCCGACTCGCCGTGGACGCGCGGCAACCGCATTGCGATCAGTACGGATGGAAATCCGGATGCCGATGCGGATGACGTCGGCGCGACCCCGTTTACGCTGACGGTGCTGGCCAAGGCCGGGCTGCAGGACATCCTGGTGCATTACGACTTCAACAACTCTCTGGAGTACAAGCGCATAGAGCCGGATCATCTGTGTTTAGCAGAGTTCATCCATAGTTTGTTTCCGATTGAAGAATATAGAATAAAGAGATCCAAAACGATCGGTTGGTGATATAGGTCATTTGGCCAGTAGGCTATGAGAATGTTATCATAATACAGTCGGGATTGATGGTAAATCCGGCTTTTAAGGAGGCCTCAGTGAAAGCATTCATTATTTCAGTCGCTATGATATTGGCTGCCGATTTGACCGTTTTGGCCCAGATCGCAGTAATTGATGAGAATTTTGATTCCCTTTCTCTGGGGGATATAACGGGCATTAACCAGGAGATTGCCGGTGCGGGGCTGCGGCTTCATAACCACGTTGTGGGTGAAGTGGTTACTCCTCATCCGGCTTTCACATCCTCGTCCGGAAATGCCTTCCAGCTGACAACTGGAACCAATCCAAGCGGCGGCTGGGGACTGTTATCCGCAGATAACAGCCCTCGCTCGGTCTCGCTGACCGTTGGAGAGGAAATCACTTTGTCGTTCGATATGTATGTCCAGGCTGTTCCGGGAAGCTCGACGGAGCCGGAACTGCAAATGATGCTGGACGGTTCCGAGGCCGCGGTACGCGAGTTTACTGAGCTTGCCGGGGCTTCCGTTGGCGATGTCATTCAAGTGAGCTGGGCGGTGCCCGTTTCCCCGACCATGGAATCTGCATCGGCTATCAGCCCCCGGATCGGCCTTGAAGGGCATAACAACAACTTTATAGATCCCGGGACCAATGTTGATGTAATCCAGATTGATAACCTTAAACTTTCTGTCGTAGCGGCAACACCGAACACCTATTATCTGGATGCCGATGGAGGAAATGATGGTAATTCAGGAACCTCGCCGGGTAATGCCTGGGCATCGCTGAGTAAAGCAGGCTCTTTTGCATTCAGTGCCGGAGAACAATTGCTGCTGCAACGCGGTGATACCTTTAACGGAAAGCTTGTACTGAGTGCGGATAGCGGAGCGAATGGAAATCCGGTTGTTATCGGGGCATACGGTTCAGGAAACCGGCCGGTCATCGATGCCGCCGGTTATCTGGCGGGCATTCAAATTACCAGCTGCGACCATCTTCTTATCCAGGATCTGGAAATTACGGGCGATGGCGGTGCGCATGTAGACGGATCAGACGGCACCGACCGTTATGGCATTTATATCAATAATACCAGCGGTAATGATTCCGATCACATAACGATCAGCAATGTCTATTTCCATGCGATTTATCCTTTCCTTGCGTCATCGCATGAGGGGCACAATCCGACGACCTATACCGGCTATGGTATCCTGGCGAGCGGACAGAATGGAAATCATTCGGAATACCTGACCGTGGTGAATTGTCACTTTGAAAACCTGGGGATGAGCTGCATCAACATGAGCCGCCAGAACAATATGTCGGTGCTCAAGAACCTTATGGAAAATATCGGTGGTCCGGCCATGGTGCCGAACCGGTGCGATGACCTGTTGGTGCGCGGCAATACGGTGGACGGTTCCGGGCAGTATACTGATCCGCGTATGCACGGACGCGGCAGCGGAATCTGGCCGATCAACTGTAACGGCGTGTTAATTGAAAAGAACGCCTTTATGCATGCGCGCGGCCGTTATGATTCCTGCGGCGTGCACCTCGATATCGGGAATACGGATGCCATCGTTCAGTATAACCTAAGCATGGATAACGAAGGCGGTTTTGTTGAAATCCTTGGCGTGAATGCGAACTGTTCCTATCGCTACAACATCAGCATCAATGATGGAAACCGCCGGCCGGGTGTGAACGAAAACGGTCTAACGCAGGGCAGTGGTCATACGATCCTCTTCAGCAGCCACAACTTCAGCGAGCAACCGCGGCATGGCCCCTATAACAGCTATATCTACAACAACACCATCTTCGTGAAGGATGGACAGCACGCTTCCTTCTCCATCGAGCAGGGTACGAAGGGTATCCTGATGGCCAACAACCTGTTTTATATCGAAGGAGAATTGGAAGATGAAAATCCTTATTGGCGCGGTGCCTATACCAACCTTCTGCCGGGAACCGCCATCTGGACCAACAACCTCTATCAGCGCGGCGGCATTTACCCGGAGAACTGGATTTTTGAGGAAGGAAATCCAATGTATGGAAATCCGCAGTTCCCGAATGCAGGGGGTTTTACACCGGAAGATTATATTCCAATGCCTGGAAGTATGGTTGAAGGGCGGAGCGTTGATATTCCGGTAATCCCTGGTGATCCGATCGGACTCGCAGTCGGTTTCGGGGTGACGGAGGACTTTTTCGGTAATCCGATTATCGGTCAGCCGGATATCGGCGCAGTCGAGATCGGTGGCGGCCTCTCAACGGAAATCGGTTCGGCGTTTGATCACTGGCCGGAAGAGCATGACGGCACGGTTGAAATGCATGCGGTTCCGAGACCAACCGGGGCCGAGTATTATTTTTCTGAAACCTCAGGGAATGCCGGTGGCGAGGATTCAGGATGGCAGATCTCGCCCAGCTATACAGACACCGGACTGCTGCCGAATACGCTATATACGTATACGGTCACCACACGCGATGCCGGAGACATGGTGTTCGGAACCAGTGTTGTTGAGGAGGTCATGCCGGTTTCCTTTTCGCCATACCCGAGTCACATTATGCTGGAAGAGGACTTTTCCTCTACGGTTGACCCGGATAACCACAGCTCGCCGTTCCCTGAAAATACCTGGTATCTGGTCGACGGCAGCGTAGGCCAGGAAAACCAGGATTCGTCGGTTGTTACCACAGACGGCGGACTGCAGCTTGGATTCGGCTATGAAGAAATGCTGGTTCAGTATTATTCGGACCAGACCTGGACCCTGAACCGCGATTATCAGTTTTCCGGCGACTGGGAAATTAAAACCCTCTTTGAAAACCACCTCGGCATAAAGGTAGGCTTCGGTGAATTCGATCCCGTTACCGGTGCGCTGATAAACAAATTCGGTGAAACCGATTTAGGCGACACGGTTTCGCCAACGGCAGGAGAAACCGGTTCATTCAACCTGACTGTGACATCCGCTGAACTGCAGACCGAAGGGGTTAATCCTGCCAACCGGGTTGGGATCTATTTCTACCGGGATAACGACGGCATTGTAGGAGCACAGACGGAAAATGCAAAAAACGATATCTACCTTGTGGATAACCTGGTCCTGCAGCAGGATGGAGCCGGCGTAGATACGGACGGCGACAGTATTCCGGACAGCATCGAGGACAGCCTCGGAGGCCTGGACCCCGAGGGAGACTACGACGCAGACGGTCTGCTGAATGCCGAGGAGATCCTGGTCGGGCAGCCCATTGATGTTGCGGGTTCACCGGTTATGGCCGGCATGACCAATGGCACTCAAATTGTGGTTTATGATCCGTGGGTGCTCTCCAATCGCGTCTATATTCTGGAACACAAAGAGGCGCTGCTCTCTTCCAATGCCTGGAAAGCGGTGGATGCCATGAGCGGATCGGCCGAAGCCGATAATGGCGATTATGCATTTCCAAACACTGGAACCGATACCCAGGCCTTCTATCGCATCCGTGTAGAGTGGGAATAAGCTGATTATTCGGATAGACGAGATGATGAAAAAGGCGGTTGGGCTTTTACTGCTGCT belongs to Pontiella desulfatans and includes:
- a CDS encoding sulfatase family protein, which gives rise to MKKQIILAMIMVVAVLSGTAETRKPNVVIIYTDDQPMDSFGFIRGKAHTPNIDRLAKEGAYFSKAYATSSVCSPSRYSALTGQYASRCQSPEFRREISEEGVTKVLWNMGMSEDQWNFPRVMQANGYKTGMIGKWHVGSSGKHGHRKTVPNNDPKNPEVKKVLQYNQEYYCKDIAEFGFDYVGAAFHGNPNDDPNLVKTGCNVHLPEWQTKHALEFIETYKDEPFVLYYASTLLHVPDCTADLKKDPRLTPLGWMDEPIAPGVLPPREDVLRRAREAGVPDSQNGKLIAATWLDDVVGAVQDKLMALGLDDNTLILYFNDNSTDDQGKGSCYQGGAHVPMMAYLPGVVEPGERKELVANIDIAPTIFDYCGVTPPEEMQLDGASLMPLCRNETVEWRDSMFLEIGITRAVVSDDGFKYLAFRVPESYTNRPKEEIQQEHREALANIHKTFPWTQDLWHEEEHPRYMHMGMAPGGHHMERFQLYLNHPPFEKNYFDPDQLYDLNRDPRETTNLASNPEYQAKLERMQKKLKKLLADVPGTFADLKPTE
- a CDS encoding right-handed parallel beta-helix repeat-containing protein, encoding MKAFIISVAMILAADLTVLAQIAVIDENFDSLSLGDITGINQEIAGAGLRLHNHVVGEVVTPHPAFTSSSGNAFQLTTGTNPSGGWGLLSADNSPRSVSLTVGEEITLSFDMYVQAVPGSSTEPELQMMLDGSEAAVREFTELAGASVGDVIQVSWAVPVSPTMESASAISPRIGLEGHNNNFIDPGTNVDVIQIDNLKLSVVAATPNTYYLDADGGNDGNSGTSPGNAWASLSKAGSFAFSAGEQLLLQRGDTFNGKLVLSADSGANGNPVVIGAYGSGNRPVIDAAGYLAGIQITSCDHLLIQDLEITGDGGAHVDGSDGTDRYGIYINNTSGNDSDHITISNVYFHAIYPFLASSHEGHNPTTYTGYGILASGQNGNHSEYLTVVNCHFENLGMSCINMSRQNNMSVLKNLMENIGGPAMVPNRCDDLLVRGNTVDGSGQYTDPRMHGRGSGIWPINCNGVLIEKNAFMHARGRYDSCGVHLDIGNTDAIVQYNLSMDNEGGFVEILGVNANCSYRYNISINDGNRRPGVNENGLTQGSGHTILFSSHNFSEQPRHGPYNSYIYNNTIFVKDGQHASFSIEQGTKGILMANNLFYIEGELEDENPYWRGAYTNLLPGTAIWTNNLYQRGGIYPENWIFEEGNPMYGNPQFPNAGGFTPEDYIPMPGSMVEGRSVDIPVIPGDPIGLAVGFGVTEDFFGNPIIGQPDIGAVEIGGGLSTEIGSAFDHWPEEHDGTVEMHAVPRPTGAEYYFSETSGNAGGEDSGWQISPSYTDTGLLPNTLYTYTVTTRDAGDMVFGTSVVEEVMPVSFSPYPSHIMLEEDFSSTVDPDNHSSPFPENTWYLVDGSVGQENQDSSVVTTDGGLQLGFGYEEMLVQYYSDQTWTLNRDYQFSGDWEIKTLFENHLGIKVGFGEFDPVTGALINKFGETDLGDTVSPTAGETGSFNLTVTSAELQTEGVNPANRVGIYFYRDNDGIVGAQTENAKNDIYLVDNLVLQQDGAGVDTDGDSIPDSIEDSLGGLDPEGDYDADGLLNAEEILVGQPIDVAGSPVMAGMTNGTQIVVYDPWVLSNRVYILEHKEALLSSNAWKAVDAMSGSAEADNGDYAFPNTGTDTQAFYRIRVEWE